GGCTATAGCGATGAATCGGATAGGAGCCAAAAGCAATACCGGTGAAGGAGGAGAAGATGAGTCGCGTTATCAGCCATGTGAAAACGGGGATAACCTGCGTTCGGCGATTAAACAGATTGCTTCAGGAAGATTTGGGGTTACCGCAAGATATTTGGCTGAGGCGGAGCAGCTTCAGGTGAAAATGGCACAGGGAGCAAAGCCGGGAGAAGGCGGGCAGCTTCCCGGTTTTAAAGTGGATGAATGGATTGGGAAAACAAGGCATTCCACTCCGGGAGTGGGGCTTATTTCGCCACCGCCACATCATGATATTTATTCTATAGAAGATCTGGCGCAGCTTATTTTCGATTTAAAAAATGCAAACCGCCATGCCGTAATTTCAATAAAGCTCGTTTCTAAGGCCGGAGTGGGAACCATTTCCTCAGGCGTCGCCAAAGCCAAAGCAGATCATATATTGATTTCGGGTTATGACGGCGGTACAGGCGCGTCGCCACTCGGTTCAATACGGCATACAGGATTGCCCTGGGAGCTTGGGTTGTCAGAAGTACATCAGACGCTGATTAAAAATAAACTCAGACAGAGAGTGACCATTCAGGCAGATGGTCAGATTAAAACAGGGAGAGATCTTGTAATAGCCACTTTGCTGGGGGCAGAAGAATGGGGAGTATCTACCTCTGCTCTTATTGTTGAAGGGTGTATCTTGATGAGAAAGTGTCATCTCAACACTTGCCCTGTAGGTATTGCGACTCAAAATGAAGAGCTTAGAAAGAATTTTAAAGGTAAGGCCGAGCATTTGGTGACTTATTTTACTTTCCTGGCTATGGAAGTACGTGAGATTATGGCGAGTCTGGGATTCAGAACGATAGATGAGATGGTAGGGCAGACCCAATGTCTTGAGCAAAAATCTGATGTCAGGTTCTGGAAACATAAACATATCGATCTCAGTAGGCTTCTTCAGAAGATTGAAACCGATTTACCGGTTGTCAGGTCTGAAGATCAGGAACAGGACTGGAAATCTTCTATTTCCTGGAATATGCTGGAAGCGGCGGAAGAAGCACTACGGCATACTACTAAAATGAAAGCTGGTTTTGATATTAAAAATACGGATAGGGCAGTAGGAACAATTCTTTCTCATGAGTTGACTAAAAAATATAAATCCGAAGGAATGGAAGAGGATTCTCTGCAATTTAGTTTCAGAGGGACCGCGGGACAGAGCTTTGGGGCTTTTTGTAATAAAGGAATTACCATGCGTCTGGAAGGGGATGCCAACGATTATTTTGGAAAAGGGCTTTCAGGTGCCAAGCTGTCGGTTTTTCCGGATAAAGAAGCTGTTTTTAAAGCTTACGAAAACACCATTGTCGGCAATGTTGCTTTGTACGGAGCCACTTCAGGAAAAGTATTTATCAACGGGAGGGCAGGGGAACGTTTTGCGGTAAGAAATTCCGGTGCGACCGCTGTTGTAGAAGGGGTGGGCGATCATGGCTGTGAATATATGACCGGTGGTACAGTGCTTGTTCTCGGAAGTGTAGGACGAAATTTCGGAGCTGGAATGAGCGGTGGAATAGCATATGTATGGGATATTGATAAAGCGCTGGAGGCTAACTTTAATTCCGATATGGCTGATCTTGAGGAAATAACAAAAGATGATGAAGCTATAATTGCAGATTTAATTAGTGAGCATTTTGAAAATACGGGAAGTGCAGTGGCAAAATACCTCTTAAGTGATCGTGAAAATGTCTTTAAATATTTTATTAAAGTGTATCCCCGAGAGTATAAAAAAGTAATTGAAACAAATGCAAATGTTATTAAATAATGGGTAAGACAGACGGCTTTTTATTATATGGCAGAGTGCTTCCTTCAAAACTGAAAACGGAGGATAGAATAAAAAATTTTGAAGAGTTTGTTCACAGGCCTTCAGAAGAACAGCTCAATTGCCAGGCGGCAAGGTGTATGGACTGCGGGATTCCTTTTTGTCAGAATGGATGTCCGTTGGGAAATGTTATTCCTGAATTTAATGATGCTGTTTATCATAAGCATTGGGAGCGGGCTTACCGTATTCTGATATCGACAAATAATTTTCCGGAATTCACAGGCCGTGTTTGTCCGGCACCGTGTGAGAGTGCCTGCGTGCTGGGGATCAACAGTGAGCCGGTTACTATTGAGGAGGTAGAAAAAAATATCATGGAAATCGCATTTGAGCTTGGATTTGTACAGCCCAAAATTCCGCATTACAGAACAGGGAAAAAGGTGGCGGTGGTAGGTTCCGGTCCTGCGGGCTTGGCGGCAGCCTGTCAGCTTAATCAGGAGGGGCATTCAGTGACAGTTTTTGAGAAAGATGAGAAAATAGGTGGCTTACTGAGATTTGGAATCCCTGATTTTAAACTGGATAAATCTATTGTAGAGCGCCGTGTTGAATGGATGCGTGCTGAAGGTATTGAATTTAGAACCTCCGTTAATGTAGGCGTTAATTATTCTGCAGAACAGCTTCACCGAAGTTTTGATGCGATTGTTCTGGCAATGGGAAGTACAGTTCCTAAAAAGCTGCGGATTCCTAACTCTGATGCTAAAGGAATTTATTATGCTATGGATTTTCTTAAGCAAAGCAATAAAAAAGTAAGTGGAATTCCATTCAGTGAAGAAGAGATTGATGTTAAAGGGAAGAAGGTTGTTGTTATTGGTGGTGGAGATACGGGATCTGATTGTATTGGAAACAGCAATCGTCAGGGAGCCTCGGTTATCCATCAGATTTATTACAAACCTATGCAGCCTACGGCAAGAGATAAAACAATGCCCTGGCCCGATTATCCTGCTTTGTTGCAGATTACTTCGTCTCATGAAGAGGGGTGCGATCGCAGATGGTCTGTCAATTCAAAAGAGTTTATAAAAGATGCAGAAGGCAATCTGAAAGGGGTTCGATTGGTAGAAGCAGAATGGACTAAAAATGAAGATTCAGGAGCATGGGAGCTGTATACGGAAAAGCCTGGTTCCGAATTTGTAATTGAATGTGATATTGCATTTATAGCACTGGGATACACGCATGTAGAGCACCGCGGACTGGTAGAGGCTCTTGATATTCATCTGGATCCTAAAGGAAACTTAATAGGAACCAATAAAGAATACAAAACAAACCAAACCAAAATTTTTTCATGCGGTGATGCCAGAAAAGGACAAAGTCTGGTGGTTTGGGCTATTGCAGAAGGGAGAGAGTGTGCTGAAAAGGTTGATGAATTCTTAAAACAGATTTAAAATTAAAACAGAATTCTGATCAGGAAAAAATATTTATAATGATAAACAAATTATTACTCATTATAAAGATCTTATCAATAGAGGCGGACCTGAGTCCGCCTTATTCATATCTCTATTTAGTTAGGTTCTAGCCAAAACATACAATATTCTCTCGCTGATTTTGCCGGTAGCGAAGATTTTTTATAGAAAAATAACAATATTTAAAATTCATGTATTTGTGGCATAAAATAGATGTTTTTATATTTTACGGCAGATAAAATCTTTGCGTCTTTGTGATTAACCAACAATACCAATTATTTGCCTAAGTTATTTTCTCTGTTTGCTAAATGATGCCATTAAATAAAACAGAAACGGCAATATAAACAAAGATCCCAATAGTAGAGCCCATCCCAGTGCTGAAATGGTTTTAGGGGCTGCCACGTGTTCTAATAATGAAAGATGCTGGCCGTTACCGAATAATATAATATTCGGATTATGCTGATAAGTAGCTGCTACCAAAATCATAATCACCTGAAATCCAGCTAATGCTCTTACAGGAAGTAGTTTTCGGGTATTCATCGCTTTTAAAATAAGAAATAGACAAATAGTTGCAAAAACCGTAGCCATAATTCCTAAAGGTTTCGAGAAAACCCACATTAACAAAGGAATATCTGAAATATAAGCGGTTAAAAATACCAAAAGACCAGTG
The sequence above is a segment of the Chryseobacterium sp. MYb264 genome. Coding sequences within it:
- a CDS encoding glutamate synthase subunit beta, whose protein sequence is MGKTDGFLLYGRVLPSKLKTEDRIKNFEEFVHRPSEEQLNCQAARCMDCGIPFCQNGCPLGNVIPEFNDAVYHKHWERAYRILISTNNFPEFTGRVCPAPCESACVLGINSEPVTIEEVEKNIMEIAFELGFVQPKIPHYRTGKKVAVVGSGPAGLAAACQLNQEGHSVTVFEKDEKIGGLLRFGIPDFKLDKSIVERRVEWMRAEGIEFRTSVNVGVNYSAEQLHRSFDAIVLAMGSTVPKKLRIPNSDAKGIYYAMDFLKQSNKKVSGIPFSEEEIDVKGKKVVVIGGGDTGSDCIGNSNRQGASVIHQIYYKPMQPTARDKTMPWPDYPALLQITSSHEEGCDRRWSVNSKEFIKDAEGNLKGVRLVEAEWTKNEDSGAWELYTEKPGSEFVIECDIAFIALGYTHVEHRGLVEALDIHLDPKGNLIGTNKEYKTNQTKIFSCGDARKGQSLVVWAIAEGRECAEKVDEFLKQI